The following proteins come from a genomic window of Flavobacteriaceae bacterium MAR_2010_188:
- a CDS encoding Tryptophan 2,3-dioxygenase apoenzyme yields the protein MGKADLPSYDHIIEQIQDKYTNLDQDTDDHLFGLLYSKPITYWDYINTDALLSLQIQRTVLPDEMVFIAYHQINELLFKMMLWEIKQVAEKEELDVQFFESKIMRISRYFDMLTTSFNIMREGMDIEQYMKFRYTLTPASGFQSAQYRMVEFASTELINLIDNRFREKIDRNTPFEHAFEHLYWQAAGKDYKTGKKSATLTNFEKRYKKEFITFMETYNTKNLWTRFKELPKEDQEDEDLVKAMRNYDYTVNVTWVMAHYNTAVHYIESGIGDGEATGGSDWKKYMHPKFQRRIFFPQLWSEEELKNWGQNI from the coding sequence ATGGGAAAGGCAGACCTACCGAGTTACGACCACATTATAGAACAGATTCAAGATAAATATACCAATCTTGATCAAGATACCGACGACCATCTCTTTGGCTTGCTCTACAGCAAGCCAATTACTTATTGGGACTACATAAATACCGATGCGCTTTTAAGTCTTCAAATTCAGAGAACCGTCTTACCAGACGAGATGGTTTTTATTGCATACCATCAAATTAATGAATTGCTTTTTAAGATGATGCTTTGGGAAATAAAGCAAGTGGCAGAAAAGGAAGAACTAGATGTTCAGTTTTTTGAGAGCAAGATTATGCGCATTAGCCGTTATTTTGATATGCTTACCACCTCCTTCAACATAATGCGTGAAGGAATGGATATAGAACAATACATGAAGTTTCGCTATACCCTAACTCCTGCAAGCGGATTCCAAAGTGCGCAATACCGAATGGTTGAATTTGCTTCTACCGAATTAATAAATCTTATCGATAACCGCTTTCGCGAAAAAATCGACAGGAACACGCCTTTTGAACATGCTTTTGAACACCTGTATTGGCAGGCTGCGGGCAAGGATTACAAGACCGGGAAAAAGTCTGCAACTTTAACAAATTTTGAAAAAAGGTACAAGAAGGAATTTATAACTTTCATGGAAACTTACAACACCAAGAATCTCTGGACACGGTTTAAGGAACTACCTAAAGAAGACCAAGAAGATGAAGATTTGGTAAAAGCGATGAGGAATTACGATTATACCGTTAACGTTACTTGGGTAATGGCGCATTATAATACCGCAGTCCATTATATAGAGAGTGGTATAGGAGATGGAGAAGCTACCGGAGGCAGCGATTGGAAAAAATATATGCATCCAAAATTTCAGAGACGCATATTTTTTCCTCAACTTTGGAGCGAAGAAGAATTGAAAAATTGGGGACAGAACATTTAA
- a CDS encoding 4-hydroxyphenylpyruvate dioxygenase, whose amino-acid sequence MDNEIKSVNYGLEKIFEGAEDFLPLLGTDYVEFYVGNAKQSAHFYKTAFGFQSYAYRGLETGAKDSVSYVLKQDKIRLVLTTPLSSSSPINDHIVKHGDGVKVIALWVEDAKQAFEETTKRGAKPYLEPVTEKDEHGEVVRAGIYTYGETVHMFVERKNYNGLFMPGFEKWESDYNPSPVGLKYIDHMVGNVGWGQMNTWVKWYEEVMGFVNFLSFDDKQIHTEYSALMSKVMSNGNGRIKFPINEPAKGQKRSQIEEYLDFYEGSGVQHLAVATDDIIKTVAHLKERGVEFLPPPPQAYYEDIPRRLGEHRDKMKEDIERLQELSILVDADEEGYLLQIFTKPVEDRPTLFFEIIQRMGAKGFGAGNFKALFESIEREQAKRGTL is encoded by the coding sequence ATGGACAACGAAATTAAATCCGTCAATTACGGACTAGAAAAAATATTTGAAGGAGCAGAGGATTTCCTTCCGCTTTTAGGAACAGACTACGTAGAATTCTATGTTGGTAATGCCAAGCAATCTGCGCATTTTTACAAAACGGCCTTCGGCTTTCAGTCCTATGCCTATCGAGGTTTGGAGACTGGCGCAAAGGATTCTGTGAGCTATGTTCTGAAGCAAGATAAGATACGGCTAGTTTTAACAACGCCTTTGAGCAGTTCTTCGCCTATCAACGACCATATTGTTAAGCATGGTGATGGGGTTAAGGTTATTGCTCTTTGGGTTGAGGACGCCAAACAAGCATTTGAAGAAACTACCAAAAGGGGAGCAAAACCTTATTTAGAGCCAGTAACAGAAAAAGATGAACACGGCGAAGTGGTAAGAGCGGGCATTTATACCTATGGAGAAACAGTACATATGTTCGTAGAAAGAAAGAACTATAATGGTCTGTTTATGCCTGGCTTCGAAAAATGGGAATCCGATTATAACCCAAGCCCGGTTGGTCTAAAGTATATTGACCATATGGTTGGTAACGTAGGTTGGGGCCAAATGAATACCTGGGTAAAATGGTACGAAGAGGTCATGGGATTCGTAAACTTTCTATCTTTTGACGATAAACAGATTCATACCGAATATTCAGCGCTAATGAGCAAGGTAATGAGTAATGGCAATGGCAGAATTAAATTTCCGATTAATGAACCTGCCAAAGGACAAAAGCGTTCACAAATTGAAGAATATCTAGATTTTTATGAAGGTTCTGGAGTCCAGCATCTCGCAGTTGCGACAGATGATATCATCAAAACCGTAGCGCACCTTAAAGAAAGAGGAGTAGAGTTTCTACCACCGCCCCCGCAGGCATATTATGAAGATATACCAAGAAGATTGGGTGAGCATCGAGATAAGATGAAAGAGGATATTGAACGTTTGCAAGAACTTTCAATTTTGGTAGATGCAGATGAAGAAGGTTATCTGCTTCAAATTTTTACCAAGCCAGTTGAGGATAGACCAACTCTTTTCTTTGAAATTATTCAACGGATGGGGGCAAAAGGTTTTGGCGCAGGTAATTTTAAAGCTCTGTTTGAATCGATAGAACGAGAACAAGCCAAAAGAGGGACTTTATAA
- a CDS encoding homogentisate 1,2-dioxygenase, protein MPFYHKLGDIPHKRHTQFRKPDGTLYSEQLFGTIGFDGMYSNSYHHHRPTQVKALSKGVNVAPKIAKGNHIQSYKFRGFEVKPEADFLKSRKTILTNSDCSIILAAPQKSMSDYFYKNSDADELIFVHKGTGKLRTHLGNLDFKYGDYLLIPRGIIYKIDFDSEDNRLFIVESRRPIYTPKRYRNWFGQLLEHSPYCERDIRKPYELESHDEKGDFIIKIKKQDEIFDLTYATHPFDVVGYDGYNYPYALSIHDFEPITGRVHQPPPVHQTFETDAFVVCSFVPRMYDYHPQSIPAPYNHSNIDSDEVLYYVDGDFMSRNDIEAGHISLHPAGIPHGPHPGTVEKSIGKTKTEELAVMVDTFKPLKVTEEALKIAEEDYYRSWLDH, encoded by the coding sequence ATGCCATTTTACCATAAATTAGGGGATATACCCCATAAGCGCCACACACAGTTTAGAAAGCCAGATGGTACCTTATATTCCGAACAATTGTTCGGTACTATTGGTTTTGATGGAATGTACAGCAATAGTTACCATCACCATCGACCGACTCAAGTTAAGGCGTTGTCTAAAGGAGTAAATGTTGCGCCTAAAATCGCAAAAGGAAACCATATACAATCCTATAAGTTCAGAGGATTCGAAGTAAAACCTGAAGCCGATTTTCTTAAAAGTCGTAAAACTATTTTAACGAATTCTGATTGTTCAATAATTCTTGCTGCTCCACAAAAATCGATGTCCGATTATTTTTATAAGAACTCAGACGCGGATGAATTGATTTTCGTTCATAAAGGAACAGGAAAACTACGTACCCATTTGGGGAATCTGGATTTTAAATATGGGGATTATCTATTAATTCCTAGAGGAATTATCTATAAAATAGATTTTGATTCTGAAGACAACAGATTGTTTATTGTAGAATCCCGAAGACCGATTTATACACCAAAGCGCTACAGAAACTGGTTCGGACAGTTATTAGAGCATTCACCTTATTGCGAACGCGATATCCGTAAGCCTTATGAATTAGAATCTCACGACGAAAAAGGAGATTTTATTATAAAAATTAAAAAGCAGGATGAAATTTTTGACCTTACCTATGCGACACATCCATTTGATGTTGTAGGCTACGATGGTTATAATTATCCTTATGCGCTTTCAATTCATGATTTTGAACCTATTACAGGACGAGTTCATCAACCGCCACCAGTCCATCAAACTTTTGAAACAGATGCGTTTGTAGTCTGTAGTTTTGTGCCTAGGATGTACGATTATCATCCTCAAAGTATTCCCGCGCCTTACAATCACAGTAACATAGATAGCGATGAGGTTCTCTATTATGTGGATGGTGATTTTATGAGTCGAAACGATATTGAAGCAGGGCATATTTCATTGCATCCAGCCGGAATTCCTCATGGACCGCATCCGGGAACGGTTGAAAAGAGCATTGGCAAAACCAAAACCGAAGAACTGGCGGTTATGGTAGATACCTTTAAGCCTTTAAAAGTTACAGAAGAAGCATTAAAAATCGCAGAAGAGGATTATTATAGGTCGTGGTTGGATCATTGA
- a CDS encoding Murein DD-endopeptidase MepM and murein hydrolase activator NlpD, contain LysM domain: protein MQHKRLLIALLICIISFSCKEEKKVRESQKPLQSYVEPKQITEFGFNLNDYIVKRDTIKKGDSFGVILERNNLGYPKIYQIAEKAKDSFDIRKLQVGKPYTILFSKDSLQTPESFIYQPTKEDYVVINFKDSIYAFNSKKRVTYVEKEITGVINSSISETLAQQNLSMILAYKMSDIYAWTIDFFRLQKGDRFKVIYTDKYIDDTIYAGVDNIKAAFFEHNLEPFYAFEFKTDSVKNIVDYFNEDAKNLRRAFLKAPVEYKRISSRYNLKRRIALYGNKIRPHKGTDFTADVGTPIMATANGKVNKSGYTGGNGNFVKIRHNSTYETQYLHMQKRKVKVGDYVKQGDIIGWVGMTGNTSGPHVCYRFWKNGLQVDPFREKLPASEPIADSLKVAYIDHIQPLRAQLDQIQFIDLELQLDKDQPDISAQIK, encoded by the coding sequence ATGCAACATAAAAGATTATTAATAGCACTTTTAATCTGTATCATTAGTTTCTCCTGTAAAGAGGAAAAAAAAGTAAGAGAAAGTCAAAAGCCTTTACAGAGTTACGTAGAACCAAAACAAATTACCGAATTCGGGTTTAACCTTAATGATTATATCGTAAAGCGCGATACTATTAAAAAGGGAGACAGTTTTGGGGTGATACTAGAAAGAAACAATCTTGGATATCCAAAAATCTATCAGATTGCCGAAAAGGCTAAGGATTCCTTTGATATTAGAAAGCTTCAAGTCGGTAAGCCTTATACCATCCTTTTTTCGAAAGATTCTCTCCAAACTCCAGAAAGTTTTATTTATCAACCTACTAAGGAAGATTATGTGGTCATAAATTTTAAGGATTCCATCTATGCTTTCAATAGTAAAAAGCGCGTTACTTATGTAGAAAAGGAAATAACTGGGGTAATTAACAGTTCGATTTCCGAAACACTTGCACAGCAAAACCTAAGCATGATCTTGGCCTACAAAATGTCCGACATCTATGCGTGGACCATTGATTTCTTCAGACTTCAAAAAGGTGATAGGTTTAAGGTTATTTATACTGATAAATACATAGACGATACCATCTACGCAGGTGTGGACAATATAAAAGCAGCTTTTTTTGAACATAATTTAGAACCTTTTTATGCTTTTGAATTTAAGACCGATAGTGTAAAAAATATCGTCGATTATTTTAACGAAGACGCTAAAAATTTAAGGCGGGCTTTTTTGAAAGCTCCTGTCGAATATAAAAGAATTTCTTCACGCTATAATTTAAAACGAAGGATTGCACTTTACGGAAATAAGATTAGGCCACATAAAGGCACTGATTTTACTGCAGATGTCGGCACTCCTATTATGGCAACTGCAAATGGTAAGGTTAACAAATCTGGTTATACTGGTGGCAATGGAAACTTTGTTAAGATTAGACACAATAGCACCTATGAAACCCAATATTTGCATATGCAAAAGCGTAAAGTAAAAGTTGGCGATTATGTAAAACAAGGTGATATAATTGGCTGGGTAGGAATGACCGGAAATACATCTGGGCCACACGTCTGTTATCGCTTCTGGAAAAACGGGTTACAAGTTGATCCTTTTAGGGAAAAACTTCCTGCATCAGAACCAATTGCTGATAGCCTAAAGGTGGCTTATATAGATCACATCCAACCGCTAAGAGCACAATTAGACCAAATTCAATTTATAGATTTAGAACTTCAATTAGATAAGGACCAACCAGATATCTCTGCACAAATAAAATAA
- a CDS encoding four helix bundle protein has product MSKQRHDYKNLKIWTLGLEMVNDVFDLFTDFPKDEKYGLQSQISRCSISIPSNIAEGSSRSDKTFSNYIDIALGSSFELETQLIIACNRNYINQQKLNDLQKKISEFQKMTMSFQNKFE; this is encoded by the coding sequence GTGAGCAAACAGAGGCATGATTACAAAAACTTGAAGATTTGGACCTTAGGCTTAGAAATGGTAAATGACGTTTTTGATCTTTTTACAGATTTTCCTAAAGATGAGAAATATGGTCTCCAATCTCAAATAAGCCGATGCTCCATTTCTATTCCTAGCAATATAGCTGAAGGCTCTTCGAGGTCCGATAAAACTTTTTCAAACTATATCGATATTGCTCTTGGATCGTCATTTGAATTGGAGACACAACTAATAATAGCTTGCAACAGAAATTATATCAATCAACAAAAACTTAATGATTTACAGAAAAAGATTTCAGAGTTTCAGAAAATGACCATGAGTTTTCAAAATAAATTTGAATAA
- a CDS encoding Outer membrane receptor proteins, mostly Fe transport: MKKFTHFLHVIVLMLVTSFAFSQSTITGKVLGSDMNAPLPGANVIVKGTSNGTTTDFDGNFSFTAASDAGEVVISYVGYTSMTIAFSGNQDLGTVTLEASGVGLEEVQIIASVAVDRKTPVAVSTIRAAEIDLKLGTQEFPEVLKSTPGVYATKSGGGFGDGRINLRGFNSENVAVLINGVPVNDMENGVVYWSNWAGLSDVTSSMQVQRGLGASKVAVPSVGGTINILTKTTDAEEGGNIYTTLGNDGYQKYGLTYSTGLMDNGFAATVSAAKTDGDGYVDGTQFNAVSYFVNLTKEFNEAHTLSLTAFGAKQRHGQRQNRHFISEYREAESGIKYNSDWGYKNGQVLHIEDNFYHKPQISLNHYWNISDATTLATAAYVSFGSGGGGGTAGSSSNKFSSDDYTIGRYGPVDVDRIVDENIANGADGSTAALRASRNDHNWYGVISTLKTDLSDDFVLLTGLDVRDYKGIHFREVTDLLGGQYLPVDDDVNNPNQAAVVGDKISYYNDGLVSWLGAFGQLEYTMDKLSAFLAVAGSNTSYKRVDYFQYTPDSDLRETDRYSFTGYSVKGGANYNLSSNHNVFANVGYFEKAPDFDAVFPNFNNEDINANAKNEKIMSFEVGYGFRGEKFSANLNAYRTTWRDRTETIGFQLSEDETGFANILGINALHQGIEFDFVYRATDKLKITGMASLGDWTWEDDVTDVNILNEEQEIVDVVNVFIKDVHVGDAAQTTAAIGVNYEFLPKSNLVIDYNYFDNLYADFNPSDRNDPDFRGDTWEVPAYGIFDAAIRHGFSFGEFEAELTARMNNVFDTEYIADAFDGTDSNARTALVYYGFGRTFSVGAKLKF, encoded by the coding sequence ATGAAAAAATTTACCCATTTTTTACATGTTATTGTGTTGATGCTTGTTACTTCATTCGCATTCTCACAAAGCACCATTACCGGTAAGGTTTTAGGCTCTGATATGAACGCTCCTCTTCCAGGCGCGAATGTCATAGTAAAAGGGACTTCTAACGGAACGACTACTGACTTTGATGGAAATTTTAGTTTTACCGCTGCTTCTGACGCGGGTGAGGTAGTGATTTCTTATGTTGGTTACACGTCTATGACAATTGCTTTTTCTGGAAATCAGGATTTGGGAACAGTGACTCTCGAAGCTAGCGGTGTCGGTCTTGAAGAAGTTCAGATTATTGCATCTGTTGCAGTAGACAGAAAAACTCCTGTGGCCGTTTCAACAATTAGAGCTGCAGAAATCGATTTAAAATTAGGGACACAAGAATTCCCTGAAGTACTTAAATCAACTCCAGGAGTTTATGCGACCAAATCAGGGGGTGGATTCGGAGATGGTCGAATTAACCTTCGTGGATTCAACTCAGAAAATGTTGCTGTATTGATTAATGGGGTTCCTGTTAATGACATGGAAAACGGTGTTGTATATTGGAGTAACTGGGCGGGTCTCAGTGATGTAACTTCTTCTATGCAAGTTCAAAGAGGTTTAGGTGCGTCTAAGGTTGCTGTTCCATCTGTGGGTGGTACTATTAATATTCTTACCAAAACGACGGATGCAGAAGAAGGCGGAAATATTTACACAACTCTTGGTAATGACGGTTATCAAAAATATGGTTTGACATATTCTACGGGTTTAATGGATAATGGATTTGCTGCTACCGTTTCTGCTGCAAAGACTGACGGTGATGGCTATGTTGACGGAACGCAATTTAACGCGGTTTCATATTTCGTGAATTTAACCAAGGAGTTTAACGAGGCACATACTTTATCTCTAACTGCCTTTGGTGCTAAACAACGTCACGGTCAAAGACAAAATAGACATTTTATCAGTGAATATCGGGAAGCTGAAAGTGGTATCAAATACAATTCAGATTGGGGTTATAAGAACGGTCAAGTTCTTCATATCGAAGATAACTTCTATCACAAACCACAGATTTCATTAAATCATTATTGGAACATCAGTGATGCAACCACACTTGCAACTGCTGCTTATGTATCTTTTGGTTCTGGTGGAGGAGGAGGAACTGCTGGTTCTTCTAGTAATAAATTTTCTAGTGATGATTATACTATCGGTAGATATGGGCCTGTTGATGTTGATCGTATTGTTGATGAAAATATTGCTAATGGAGCTGATGGTTCAACTGCTGCATTAAGAGCGTCAAGAAATGATCATAACTGGTATGGAGTGATCTCAACCTTAAAAACTGATTTATCTGACGACTTCGTTCTTTTGACTGGTTTAGATGTTAGAGATTACAAAGGAATCCACTTTAGAGAAGTTACTGATCTTTTAGGTGGTCAGTATTTGCCTGTAGATGACGATGTTAATAATCCAAATCAGGCTGCTGTGGTAGGTGATAAAATCAGTTATTACAATGATGGTTTAGTAAGTTGGTTAGGCGCTTTTGGACAGTTAGAATATACAATGGACAAGCTATCCGCTTTTCTTGCTGTAGCTGGGTCTAACACTTCTTATAAAAGGGTAGATTATTTCCAATATACTCCAGATAGTGATTTAAGAGAAACAGATCGTTATAGTTTTACAGGATACAGTGTTAAAGGTGGTGCTAACTATAACTTAAGTAGCAACCATAACGTATTTGCAAATGTTGGTTATTTTGAAAAAGCTCCTGATTTTGATGCAGTATTTCCGAATTTCAATAATGAGGATATCAACGCAAATGCAAAAAATGAAAAAATTATGAGTTTTGAAGTTGGTTATGGTTTTAGAGGAGAAAAATTCTCTGCTAACCTTAACGCTTACAGAACCACATGGAGAGATAGAACTGAGACCATAGGTTTTCAATTGAGCGAAGATGAAACAGGATTTGCTAATATCTTAGGTATTAATGCGCTTCACCAAGGAATCGAATTCGATTTTGTCTATCGTGCCACTGATAAATTGAAGATTACTGGTATGGCATCTTTGGGTGACTGGACGTGGGAAGATGATGTAACTGATGTTAATATCTTGAATGAAGAACAGGAGATTGTAGATGTTGTAAATGTCTTCATTAAGGATGTACACGTTGGTGATGCCGCTCAAACAACCGCGGCAATTGGAGTAAATTATGAATTCTTACCAAAATCTAACTTGGTGATCGATTATAATTACTTCGATAATCTATATGCAGATTTTAACCCTTCTGACAGAAATGACCCAGATTTTAGAGGTGATACCTGGGAGGTTCCAGCTTATGGTATTTTTGATGCTGCAATTAGACATGGTTTTAGTTTTGGAGAATTCGAAGCTGAATTAACTGCTAGGATGAACAACGTGTTCGATACAGAATATATCGCTGATGCGTTCGATGGTACTGATTCTAACGCTCGAACTGCCTTAGTATATTACGGTTTTGGCCGTACGTTTAGTGTTGGCGCTAAACTTAAATTTTAA
- a CDS encoding protein involved in gliding motility GldD yields MKQVIIPVMAFLLLGCGDEPLPKPKAALRLEYPTPEYSLVNLDIPFSFEKNNLAAPITKIKIDKANNDIGIDINYPALKGTIYLTYRNVDGNLNRLLKDAQNITQKHASKADEISEQVFDNASANTHGMFYEVGGNAASQSQFYLTDSTHHFLNGSLYFYAKPNFDSIYPAAVYLKNDIKHLMESVKWK; encoded by the coding sequence ATGAAACAAGTAATTATTCCCGTTATGGCTTTTTTACTTTTAGGATGTGGTGACGAACCGCTACCTAAGCCAAAAGCAGCATTGCGATTAGAATATCCTACACCAGAATATAGCTTGGTAAATCTGGATATTCCTTTCTCTTTTGAAAAAAACAATCTCGCTGCCCCGATTACCAAAATTAAGATAGACAAGGCAAATAATGATATAGGAATCGACATCAATTATCCTGCGCTTAAAGGAACGATTTATCTAACCTATAGGAATGTTGATGGAAATCTCAATCGGCTTTTAAAGGACGCTCAAAACATCACTCAAAAGCATGCTTCCAAAGCAGACGAAATCTCGGAACAGGTTTTTGACAATGCTTCAGCCAATACCCACGGTATGTTTTATGAAGTTGGAGGTAATGCAGCTTCACAATCTCAATTCTATTTAACCGATAGCACACATCATTTTTTAAACGGCTCTTTATATTTCTATGCCAAACCAAATTTTGATTCAATTTATCCGGCTGCAGTTTATCTAAAGAACGATATAAAGCACTTAATGGAAAGTGTTAAATGGAAATAA
- a CDS encoding glucose-6-phosphate isomerase, whose product MSLPTINPTTTKSWKKLQDHFNEIKNHKMVDWFAENPDRAEEMTIKWEDFYFDYSKNRITEKTIQLLIELANEVGLSQAMDSYFGGDVINKTEGRAVLHTALRLNGDEKVLVDGENVMPEVFEVKQKIKEFSDDIISGNLKGYTGKKFESIINIGIGGSDLGPAMVVDALAFYGNHLKTYFVSNVDGDHLNEVLKNVNPETTLFVIVSKTFTTQETLSNANTIREWFLKSATKEDVSKHFVAVSTNIEKVKEFGISENNIFPMWNWVGGRFSLWSAVGLSISLSVGYKNFDSLLKGAHKMDEHFKETEFSENIPVIAALLSVWYNNFFDVQTEAIISYTQYLNQFATYLQQAIMESNGKSVDRNGDKVNYQTGTIIWGEPGTNSQHAFFQLIHQGTKLIPADFIGFVKPLHGNMDHHDKLMSNYFAQTEALLNGKSKTSVVNEMGAKVEELIVPFKIFEGNKPTTSILINQLTPDSLGELIAMYEHKIFVEGIIWNIYSYDQFGVELGKQLAGTILQELEDSNAEINHDSSTSHMLKYYQSR is encoded by the coding sequence ATGTCACTACCAACCATTAATCCGACCACCACAAAATCGTGGAAAAAGCTACAAGATCATTTTAATGAGATCAAAAATCATAAAATGGTTGATTGGTTCGCAGAGAATCCGGATAGAGCGGAGGAAATGACAATTAAGTGGGAAGATTTCTATTTTGATTATTCCAAGAATCGGATTACCGAGAAAACCATACAGTTATTAATAGAACTTGCCAATGAAGTAGGCTTGTCTCAAGCGATGGATAGCTATTTTGGAGGGGATGTCATAAACAAGACTGAAGGCAGGGCCGTGTTACACACTGCTTTAAGGCTAAATGGGGATGAAAAGGTTTTGGTCGATGGCGAAAATGTGATGCCCGAGGTTTTTGAGGTAAAGCAAAAAATAAAAGAATTCTCGGATGATATTATCTCTGGAAATCTAAAGGGATACACCGGCAAAAAATTTGAATCAATTATAAACATTGGGATTGGTGGATCGGATTTAGGTCCGGCAATGGTGGTCGATGCTTTGGCGTTTTACGGGAATCATTTAAAAACTTATTTTGTCAGCAATGTAGATGGTGATCACCTAAATGAAGTTTTGAAGAATGTAAATCCTGAAACTACTTTATTTGTAATAGTTTCAAAGACTTTTACTACGCAAGAAACACTCTCTAATGCAAATACAATTAGGGAATGGTTTTTAAAAAGTGCTACTAAGGAAGATGTGTCCAAACATTTTGTCGCGGTATCTACAAATATTGAAAAAGTCAAAGAATTTGGCATTTCAGAAAATAATATTTTCCCAATGTGGAATTGGGTCGGTGGTCGTTTCTCTCTCTGGAGCGCAGTGGGCCTTTCTATAAGTTTATCGGTAGGATACAAAAATTTCGACTCACTTCTAAAAGGCGCCCATAAAATGGATGAGCATTTTAAGGAAACGGAGTTTTCAGAAAACATTCCGGTTATAGCAGCGCTTTTAAGTGTATGGTATAACAATTTTTTTGACGTACAGACCGAGGCAATCATTTCCTATACGCAATATCTTAACCAATTTGCTACCTATTTACAACAGGCCATTATGGAAAGTAATGGCAAGAGCGTCGATAGAAATGGAGATAAGGTAAATTACCAGACAGGCACCATTATTTGGGGTGAACCAGGAACAAATTCACAGCATGCTTTTTTTCAACTTATACATCAAGGCACCAAGTTGATTCCTGCGGATTTTATTGGTTTTGTAAAACCACTTCATGGTAATATGGACCACCATGACAAACTTATGTCTAATTATTTTGCACAGACAGAAGCCCTCTTAAATGGTAAATCTAAAACCTCTGTGGTTAATGAAATGGGTGCTAAAGTGGAAGAATTAATCGTTCCATTTAAAATATTTGAGGGCAATAAACCTACTACGAGTATCTTAATTAATCAACTTACGCCAGATAGCTTAGGCGAGTTGATTGCGATGTACGAGCACAAGATTTTTGTTGAAGGCATCATCTGGAATATCTATAGTTACGACCAGTTCGGGGTCGAGCTTGGTAAACAACTTGCTGGCACAATACTTCAAGAACTTGAGGATTCTAATGCAGAAATCAATCATGATTCTTCCACCTCCCACATGTTAAAGTATTATCAATCTCGATAG